A single genomic interval of Pelorhabdus rhamnosifermentans harbors:
- a CDS encoding response regulator transcription factor, with the protein MAYSVFIVDDDVKLAALLKTYFEQDGFVAHEVHDGSQVLSLVKQLKPDILVLDVMLPGADGWEICRKLRNESDIPIIMLTARDEEADRLNGLAIGADDYVTKPFSPREVVARARVILRRTGKLSKTEPLLKYGDLTLSSERHQVQKGSETLDLTPTEFKILELFFENPGRVFSRLQIVERVQGYAFEGYERTIDAHVKNLRRKIEESPKNPQYVQTVYGVGYRFATAEIQ; encoded by the coding sequence ATGGCTTATTCTGTTTTCATTGTGGATGATGATGTAAAATTGGCGGCTTTGTTAAAAACTTATTTTGAACAGGATGGGTTTGTTGCTCATGAAGTGCATGACGGCAGTCAAGTTCTTTCACTTGTAAAGCAATTGAAACCTGATATTCTTGTGCTTGACGTCATGTTGCCTGGAGCGGATGGTTGGGAGATTTGTCGTAAACTGCGTAACGAAAGTGATATCCCTATTATTATGCTTACAGCGCGCGACGAAGAGGCTGATCGATTGAATGGTTTGGCCATTGGTGCTGATGATTACGTGACAAAACCATTTAGTCCACGTGAAGTTGTGGCTAGGGCCAGAGTAATTCTTCGGCGCACAGGCAAATTGTCGAAAACAGAGCCACTCTTGAAATATGGCGATTTGACCCTTTCTAGTGAACGTCACCAGGTACAAAAGGGAAGTGAAACACTTGATTTGACCCCCACAGAGTTCAAGATACTTGAGCTGTTTTTTGAAAATCCCGGTCGTGTATTTAGCCGTTTACAAATCGTTGAGCGAGTACAGGGATATGCTTTTGAAGGTTATGAACGGACCATTGATGCTCATGTGAAGAATTTGCGTCGTAAAATCGAAGAATCTCCGAAAAATCCGCAGTATGTCCAAACTGTGTATGGGGTGGGATATCGCTTTGCTACAGCAGAAATTCAATAG
- a CDS encoding ferredoxin family protein — MTVKKQSVEDLLGYNKFNADEKNPHIVIDKALCAQCTDKPCLVACPAVLYRQKGENSEVTFDHLGCLECGTCRIVCHNHGNKGIVKWDYPVGTFGISYRYG, encoded by the coding sequence ATGACAGTAAAAAAACAAAGTGTGGAAGATTTACTAGGTTATAATAAATTTAACGCGGATGAAAAAAATCCCCATATTGTTATTGATAAGGCCCTTTGTGCTCAGTGTACGGATAAGCCCTGTCTTGTGGCTTGTCCAGCTGTGCTTTATCGGCAGAAAGGCGAAAATTCTGAAGTAACTTTTGATCATCTTGGTTGTCTTGAATGTGGAACCTGCCGCATTGTATGCCATAATCACGGGAATAAAGGCATTGTCAAATGGGACTATCCTGTTGGTACATTTGGTATTAGCTACCGCTATGGTTGA
- a CDS encoding FAD-dependent oxidoreductase, which produces MSDEEKLDVIIVGGGLAGLAAAYVLAKAGKEVVLIERGTACGNKNMTGGRLYVYSLLSLLGPELLAEAPLERAIVKEQITMVSATGGMTLDYTDYSFKEGIPQSYSILRSVFDDWLAGKAEEAGAMIVTGIHVDKIMEKNGKIVGVDAAGEEMFADTVIAADGVNSFMAQQAGLRNDLTSREVGVGVKEMIELPEEVINSRFGLQAGEGATRLFVGVSNGISGGGFLYTNKSSLSLGLVVNSRGLGNQRKKLHTLMQEFKMHPAVYPLLDGGKTVEYAAHLVNELGFVGLPQQLYRDGLVVIGDAAGFVINMGNTIRGMDLAIWSGIAVAKAILEARTSAEVGPRYMENIERDLIPTMKVYQSYPKLLEIPRMFTEYPKLANDMMHYLFAVDGSVPPKLSKAMLGIVKNNVSLGSLLSDGWKGVTSL; this is translated from the coding sequence ATGAGCGATGAAGAAAAACTGGACGTCATCATTGTTGGCGGTGGACTAGCTGGACTGGCTGCAGCTTATGTATTGGCGAAGGCGGGTAAAGAGGTTGTCCTTATTGAGAGAGGTACAGCTTGCGGGAATAAAAACATGACAGGTGGAAGATTATATGTCTATTCCTTGCTCAGCTTGCTCGGTCCGGAATTGCTGGCTGAGGCACCTCTTGAACGGGCCATTGTGAAAGAACAGATTACCATGGTCAGTGCAACAGGTGGCATGACGCTGGATTATACAGACTATAGCTTTAAAGAAGGAATTCCCCAGTCTTACTCAATTTTACGTTCTGTTTTTGATGATTGGTTGGCAGGAAAGGCAGAAGAGGCGGGTGCGATGATTGTCACAGGAATCCATGTGGATAAAATCATGGAGAAAAATGGTAAAATCGTCGGCGTTGATGCGGCTGGTGAAGAAATGTTCGCTGACACAGTTATTGCAGCCGACGGTGTGAATAGCTTTATGGCCCAACAGGCCGGACTCCGCAATGATTTAACCAGTCGTGAAGTCGGCGTGGGTGTGAAAGAAATGATTGAACTGCCTGAAGAAGTCATTAATTCCCGCTTTGGACTGCAAGCGGGTGAAGGTGCGACCCGTCTCTTTGTTGGTGTTTCCAATGGAATTAGTGGCGGTGGCTTCCTTTATACAAACAAATCCAGCCTATCATTAGGACTGGTAGTTAATTCCCGAGGACTGGGTAACCAGCGGAAAAAACTTCATACTCTGATGCAAGAATTTAAAATGCATCCTGCTGTCTACCCGCTCCTGGACGGTGGGAAAACGGTCGAATATGCAGCTCATCTTGTTAACGAGCTGGGCTTTGTTGGTCTTCCCCAACAACTATATCGTGACGGGTTGGTCGTCATTGGTGATGCCGCAGGCTTTGTGATTAATATGGGAAATACCATACGCGGTATGGATCTGGCTATCTGGAGTGGGATAGCAGTGGCCAAGGCGATTCTTGAAGCGCGTACGTCCGCCGAAGTAGGACCGAGATATATGGAAAATATTGAACGAGATCTCATCCCCACTATGAAGGTGTATCAGAGCTATCCGAAGTTACTGGAAATTCCACGGATGTTTACGGAATACCCTAAGTTAGCAAATGATATGATGCATTATCTGTTTGCTGTGGATGGAAGCGTTCCCCCAAAATTGTCGAAGGCTATGCTTGGCATCGTTAAAAATAACGTCAGTTTAGGCTCTCTGCTATCTGACGGCTGGAAAGGAGTGACATCTCTATGA
- a CDS encoding sulfite exporter TauE/SafE family protein, whose amino-acid sequence MLAYLVLGFAIGTFGTLVGIGGGVILIPIFLLIFNWAPQQAIGTSLTVVFLNALSGSIAYIRQKKVYYDAAIRFSLATLPGAIIGSYLAEYFTGSGFRITFGILLMIMALLMYFRPSKKGEQEDFDKATFTYNRTLGVILSAFVGFLSSILGIGGGIIHVPAMIFLLAFPTHIATATSHFVLAISSFFGVAVHFFLGNILMGPALFIGGGAVAGAQFGAFLSVKAKSKLILTLLSLALFALGVRLLFAA is encoded by the coding sequence ATGTTAGCATATCTTGTTTTAGGTTTTGCAATAGGGACATTTGGAACGCTCGTCGGTATTGGCGGAGGAGTTATTTTAATTCCTATTTTTTTATTGATTTTTAACTGGGCACCGCAGCAAGCCATTGGTACGTCGCTCACTGTCGTATTTTTAAATGCCCTTTCGGGGTCAATCGCTTATATTAGACAAAAAAAAGTATATTATGATGCAGCCATTCGGTTTAGTTTGGCTACTCTGCCAGGGGCTATTATTGGTAGTTATTTAGCAGAATATTTTACTGGCTCTGGTTTTCGTATTACTTTTGGTATTCTTCTGATGATTATGGCACTTTTGATGTATTTTCGCCCGTCAAAGAAAGGTGAGCAAGAGGATTTTGATAAGGCTACCTTTACTTATAATCGAACTTTGGGTGTTATTCTTAGTGCTTTTGTCGGGTTTTTATCGAGTATTTTAGGAATTGGCGGCGGTATTATTCATGTGCCTGCAATGATATTCCTGTTGGCTTTTCCTACACATATTGCCACAGCCACCTCGCATTTTGTTTTGGCCATATCTAGTTTCTTTGGCGTGGCTGTACATTTTTTTCTTGGAAATATTTTAATGGGACCTGCTTTATTTATTGGCGGTGGAGCTGTAGCGGGTGCACAATTCGGCGCCTTTTTGTCTGTCAAAGCTAAATCAAAGCTGATTTTGACTTTGTTGTCACTAGCACTTTTTGCACTTGGAGTGCGCTTGCTTTTTGCAGCTTAG
- a CDS encoding ABC transporter permease, with protein sequence MGNSMVALGLLYKNLYSTLPDAAIKYQIMVAFMLAGNVSATVLFASYWAYRSFFTRLAQLKDI encoded by the coding sequence GTGGGTAATTCCATGGTTGCGCTGGGATTACTTTATAAAAATCTGTACAGTACCTTACCTGACGCAGCGATTAAATATCAGATAATGGTCGCTTTTATGTTGGCAGGTAATGTATCTGCTACGGTTCTTTTCGCCAGTTATTGGGCTTATCGTAGCTTTTTTACCAGATTAGCTCAGCTGAAGGATATTTAG
- a CDS encoding efflux RND transporter permease subunit — translation MSKFFIERPIFAIVLAIIISVAGLVSAFSLPVAQYPQITPPQATVSATYVGANAQVVEQTIAQLIELKVNGVENMISMLSTSTDNGSYSLNVKFDLGTNGDIDAVGTQNRVAQANASLPLSVTQYGVTTTKVSPDMAMVFSLYSPNSSYDKVFLKNYASLYMIEDLKRIKGVGDITEFGTDFGMRIWLKPDKMAQLGLTATDVSNAINDQNVQAPAGTIGQQPSPDDQQFQYTARVQGRLSDPEEFKKIILRSKTDGTLVRLGDVADVNLGGRSYSFDSEQNGKPAAAFAIRLTTGANILDTVTECKRVIAEAAKKFPNDLQYKVVVDTTEFVRESMKEVAITFVEAMLLVLMVVFLFLQNWRATLIPMLAVPISLIGTFGAFVVLGFTINTLTLFAMVLAIGLVVDDAIVVIEAVEHHIRFTGLSPRDATIRAMEEVSGPVIAIAFVLAAVFIPVAFYGGTTGVLYKQFALTITVSMALSALVAISLTPALCALILKPYNPDAHSGQLAKFFDNFNDWFERLVESYGNGVTRLLKRSILGLVFVGILFVCILGLYRVIPSSYVPSEDQGYYISQINLPEAASLNRTHDAGTKIASLIRSQPGVEDTMLVDGYDILAGAGKSNAAIVFTRLKPWAERQTANLKVDHQILNTMIEGSHVPEATTMAFDPPALPGIGSTGGFTLMLEDRGGHTDEEIDQISKAFIAAAHQRPEIGMIYSNYSINTPSYKYVVDREKAKTLGIAVDDVYNALQVFLGGMEVNDFNKFGRTYKVTIQAQPQFRNNAEDIRYFFVRTSSGTMVPLNTLVKSEKTTGPSVIQRYNGYRAVKLGGNPASGYSSGQTMTALEEVAAQTLPANFSYEWEDQSREEKISGGRAPIIFGFSLFFVFLCLAALYESWSVPLAILLSVPTGIFGAFLFQYVRHLENNIYMQIGLIMLIGLAAKNAILIVEFAKVRVDKGMNPVSAAIEAAKLRLRPIIMTSLAFIIGCIPLAIATGAGAGARNSMGTAVVGGMLMATTLGIFLIPMLFVFVEHWITEKLHKPKKDVSPSEPSSL, via the coding sequence ATTTGATTTAGGGACCAATGGGGACATTGATGCCGTAGGAACACAAAATAGGGTGGCTCAGGCTAATGCGTCCTTGCCATTGTCTGTTACGCAGTACGGAGTTACTACAACTAAAGTATCACCGGATATGGCGATGGTCTTCTCACTTTATTCACCGAATAGTTCTTATGACAAGGTTTTTTTGAAGAATTATGCTAGCCTGTACATGATTGAAGATCTCAAGCGTATCAAAGGCGTCGGCGATATTACCGAATTCGGCACTGACTTTGGTATGCGTATTTGGCTCAAACCGGATAAAATGGCACAGCTTGGCTTGACTGCAACGGATGTTTCTAATGCCATTAACGATCAGAATGTACAGGCTCCGGCAGGAACCATTGGTCAGCAGCCTTCACCAGATGACCAACAATTTCAATATACCGCGCGGGTGCAGGGACGTCTGTCTGATCCGGAAGAATTCAAGAAAATCATTCTTCGGTCCAAAACAGACGGTACATTAGTTCGTCTGGGTGATGTAGCAGATGTCAATTTAGGTGGCAGGAGTTATTCCTTTGATTCAGAACAGAATGGGAAACCAGCTGCAGCTTTTGCGATTCGGCTGACAACGGGTGCGAACATTTTGGATACTGTTACCGAATGCAAACGGGTTATTGCCGAGGCTGCTAAAAAATTTCCTAATGATTTGCAGTATAAAGTGGTTGTTGATACTACTGAATTTGTTCGCGAATCGATGAAGGAAGTAGCCATTACTTTTGTTGAAGCCATGTTGCTAGTATTGATGGTAGTCTTTCTGTTTTTGCAAAACTGGCGAGCAACGCTTATACCCATGCTGGCTGTGCCTATTTCGTTAATTGGTACTTTTGGTGCCTTCGTGGTGTTAGGCTTTACTATTAATACCTTAACTTTGTTTGCCATGGTGCTTGCAATTGGACTCGTAGTGGACGATGCCATTGTTGTCATTGAAGCGGTGGAACATCATATTCGTTTTACAGGACTGAGTCCCCGTGACGCTACGATTCGAGCGATGGAGGAAGTTTCCGGACCGGTTATTGCAATCGCCTTTGTTTTGGCTGCGGTGTTTATTCCGGTGGCTTTTTATGGCGGAACAACGGGTGTGCTTTATAAACAATTTGCTTTGACGATTACTGTGTCCATGGCTTTATCAGCACTGGTAGCAATATCTTTAACACCAGCTCTGTGCGCTTTAATTCTGAAGCCTTATAATCCAGATGCTCATTCAGGACAATTAGCGAAGTTTTTTGATAACTTTAATGACTGGTTTGAACGGCTTGTCGAGAGTTACGGTAACGGCGTCACTCGACTGTTGAAAAGGTCGATACTGGGTCTTGTATTCGTAGGAATCCTGTTTGTCTGCATTCTCGGGCTTTATCGTGTAATTCCTTCATCTTACGTTCCGAGTGAAGATCAAGGTTACTACATTTCGCAGATTAATTTGCCTGAGGCGGCAAGTTTGAACCGTACTCATGACGCGGGTACTAAAATTGCTAGCCTTATTCGTTCGCAGCCAGGTGTTGAGGATACGATGCTTGTTGACGGCTATGATATTTTGGCCGGTGCAGGTAAGTCCAATGCGGCGATAGTTTTTACTCGACTGAAGCCGTGGGCTGAACGCCAAACAGCCAATTTAAAAGTGGATCATCAAATCTTAAATACCATGATAGAGGGCAGTCATGTTCCAGAAGCGACGACAATGGCATTTGATCCACCCGCATTGCCTGGCATTGGATCAACAGGTGGTTTTACTCTGATGCTGGAAGATCGCGGCGGACATACGGACGAAGAGATTGATCAAATATCTAAAGCCTTTATTGCGGCGGCGCATCAGCGGCCGGAGATAGGAATGATTTATTCGAACTATAGCATCAATACTCCTAGCTATAAATATGTCGTTGATCGTGAAAAGGCTAAAACATTAGGGATTGCTGTTGATGACGTTTATAATGCTTTGCAGGTTTTCCTTGGTGGGATGGAAGTCAATGATTTTAATAAATTTGGCCGAACCTATAAAGTGACTATTCAAGCTCAACCGCAATTTAGAAATAATGCTGAAGATATTCGTTACTTCTTTGTTCGGACGTCATCAGGAACGATGGTGCCATTAAATACTTTGGTTAAATCCGAAAAAACAACAGGTCCTTCTGTTATTCAGCGGTATAATGGATATCGGGCCGTTAAGCTTGGTGGCAATCCGGCATCAGGCTATAGTTCCGGGCAGACGATGACGGCATTAGAAGAAGTCGCCGCTCAAACGCTGCCGGCTAATTTTAGTTATGAATGGGAAGATCAAAGTCGTGAGGAAAAAATTTCCGGCGGCCGGGCTCCAATTATTTTTGGTTTTTCGCTGTTTTTCGTATTTTTGTGTTTGGCAGCGCTTTACGAGAGTTGGAGTGTTCCGCTGGCGATTCTTCTTTCCGTACCGACAGGAATATTTGGAGCCTTCTTATTCCAGTATGTTCGTCATTTAGAAAATAACATTTATATGCAGATTGGGTTAATCATGCTCATTGGATTGGCTGCAAAAAATGCCATTCTTATTGTTGAATTTGCCAAGGTGCGTGTCGATAAGGGAATGAATCCGGTTTCAGCTGCTATTGAGGCGGCGAAGCTTCGTCTCAGACCGATTATTATGACATCGTTGGCGTTTATTATCGGATGTATTCCTCTGGCAATTGCAACAGGTGCTGGTGCTGGGGCAAGAAATTCTATGGGTACAGCGGTTGTCGGCGGTATGCTTATGGCTACGACCCTTGGTATATTTCTTATTCCAATGCTTTTTGTTTTCGTAGAACACTGGATTACGGAAAAACTGCATAAACCGAAGAAAGATGTAAGTCCTTCCGAACCTTCTTCACTGTAA